A DNA window from Aspergillus nidulans FGSC A4 chromosome I contains the following coding sequences:
- a CDS encoding uncharacterized protein (transcript_id=CADANIAT00007150) codes for MRYQMAGGNRSPKARQPAGIAPGGKSCQQLCSRRMTVSVHTEETCWLLHVR; via the exons ATGCGGTATCAGATGGCGGGTGGAAACAGAAGTCCGAAAGCGCGCCAGCCGGCCGGTATAGCTCCTGGTGGAAAATCGTGTCAGCAGCTTTGTAGCCGGCGAATGACCG TATCCGTGCACACTG AGGAGACTTGCTGGCTTCTGCACGTCAGATAA
- a CDS encoding orotate phosphoribosyltransferase pyrF (transcript_id=CADANIAT00007151): MSAAPEQKAALLPLLISNKVLSFGTYTLKSGRESPYFFTSSLLHTAPLLRATSAAYASVLSAAPFVTTAADGTTTPNFDIIFGPAYKGIPICAAVVNELAVRDSLAGQAKGTWDNVSYSFNRKEAKDHGEGGNIVGAPLKGKRVVIVDDVITAGTALREAVGIIEKEGGIVSGVVVLLDREERVSESEAKSAVGCAQRDLGEKVPVRAVIGLHDLIEKLGSEIGEGEIQRLKDYRARYGAK, from the coding sequence ATGTCCGCCGCCCCAGAACAAAAAGCCGCTCTActccccctcctcatctctaACAAAGTACTCTCATTCGGCACCTACACCCTCAAATCCGGCCGTGAATCGCCCTACTTCTTCACCTCTTCGCTACTACACACAGCTCCTTTGCTCCGCGCCACCTCCGCCGCCTATGCAAGTGTCCTCTCCGCCGCGCCCTTCGTTACTACCGCCGCAGACGGCACCACAACCCCCAATTTCGACATTATCTTCGGCCCTGCCTATAAGGGAATTCCCATCTGTGCGGCGGTCGTAAACGAGCTCGCTGTGCGCGACTCACTCGCTGGTCAGGCCAAGGGCACCTGGGACAACGTCAGCTACTCGTTCAACCGCAAGGAAGCTAAGGACCACGGCGAGGGCGGCAACATCGTCGGTGCGCCGCTCAAGGGCAAGCGGGTTGTCATTGTGGACGATGTTATCACGGCTGGTACGGCGCTGCGCGAGGCTGTGGGCATCATCGAGAAGGAGGGCGGCATTGTCTCCGGAGTAGTTGTTCTACTGGACCGTGAGGAGCGGGTTAGTGAGAGTGAAGCGAAGAGTGCTGTTGGTTGTGCTCAGCGGGATCTGGGCGAGAAGGTTCCTGTGCGTGCGGTTATTGGTCTGCATGATTTGATTGAGAAGCTGGGAAGTGAGatcggagagggagagatcCAAAGGCTGAAAGATTACCGGGCGAGGTATGGTGCCAAGTGA
- a CDS encoding methylenetetrahydrofolate reductase (NAD(P)H) MET13 (transcript_id=CADANIAT00007152) has product MHIKEKLAQNEAAGKIGISFEFFPPKTAQGVQNLYDRMDRMHGLGPSFIDITWGAGGRLSDLTCEMVNVAQSVYGLETCMHLTCTDMPQERVDAALQAAYKAGCTNILALRGDPPREKEVWEAADGGFRYAKDLVKYIREKYGNHFCIGVGGYPEGADDNSDVDQLIDHLKEKVDAGSSFIVTQMFYDTDNFIKWVEKCRAKGINVPIIPGIMPIQTYAAFIRRANWTKTHIPPDWLEALEPVKNDDAAVKQVGKRLIADMCRRLIASGIKHLHFYTMNLAQSTQLVLEELELTPTAEAPIPRPLPWRPSLGLNRREEDVRPIFWRNRNSSYIARTAIWDEFPNGRWTDSRSPAFGELELYGVGLKGTNEQNIKLWGEPNSLRDLAEVFVRFLEGNLDRLPWSDSPITPETSAIKDALVELNRRGFFTINSQPAVNGVKSSHPVFGWGPKNGFVYQKAYLELLVPPYVIDELIARIEANEDLTYHAVTKKGELRTNTRDSPNALTWGIFAGREVVQPTIVETVSFLAWKDEAYQLGEDWAKCHEASSPTRKLLQGIMDSWYLVNIVNNDFHNTYDLFELFKDLNVKDLELEISGGITEDKAHHNGTANGATNGTTSNGTAAEQPVKN; this is encoded by the exons ATGCATATCAAAGAGAAACTCGCCCAAAATGAGGCTGCCGGTAAAATCGGCATCTCATTCGAGTTCTTCCCTCCGAAGACAGCGCAAGGTGTCCAGAACCTGTACGACAGAATGGACCGCATGCACGGGCTCGGTCCGTCTTTCATCGATATCACTTGGGGTGCTGGTGGACGACTCTCAGACTTGACCTGTGAAATGGTCAATGTCGCGCAATCAGTGTACGGCCTGGAAACATGCATGCATCTCACCTGCACAGATATGCCCCAGGAGAGGGTGGACGCGGCGCTCCAAGCCGCCTACAAGGCAGGCTGTACAAACATTCTCGCTCTACGCGGCGACCCTCCGCGCGAAAAGGAGGTGTGGGAGGCTGCTGATGGTGGATTCCGGTATGCGAAGGACTTGGTGAAGTACATCCGGGAGAAGTACGGGAACCATTTCTGCATTGGAGTTGGGGGATATCCTGAAGGTGCCGATGACAATTCAGATGTAGATCAATTGATTGACCATCtcaaggagaaggttgaTGCTGGCAGCTCGTTCATCGTCACTCAGATGTTTTACGATACGGACAACTTCATAAAGTGGGTTGAGAAATGTCGCGCCAAGGGCATCAATGTGCCCATCATCCCCGGCATTATGCCAATCCAAACATATGCTGCTTTCATCAGACGTGCGAATTGGACCAAGACCCATATTCCGCCTGACTGGCTTGAGGCTCTGGAGCCCGTGAAGAACGATGATGCAGCTGTCAAGCAAGTCGGAAAACGCCTGATTGCAGACATGTGTAGGAGGTTGATCGCCTCTGGCATCAAGCATCTGCACTT CTATACGATGAACCTCGCCCAGTCCACACAgcttgttcttgaagaactggaaCTCACCCCGACGGCCGAGGCTCCAATTCCTAGGCCTTTGCCTTGGAGGCCTTCGCTTGGTCTAAACCGGAGGGAAGAAGACGTTCGTCCTATCTTCTGGCGGAACCGCAACTCGTCCTACATTGCGCGGACTGCGATCTGGGATGAATTTCCCAACGGCCGCTGGACGGACTCCCGATCGCCCGCCTTTGGTGAGTTGGAACTATATGGTGTAGGTCTCAAGGGTACAAACGAACAGAACATCAAGCTATGGGGCGAGCCAAACTCCCTCCGTGATCTTGCTGAAGTCTTTGTTCGTTTCCTGGAAGGCAACCTCGACCGACTCCCCTGGAGTGACTCTCCTATCACTCCGGAGACAAGCGCCATCAAGGACGCACTGGTTGAGCTCAACAGACGAGGTTTCTTCACTATTAATTCTCAGCCCGCTGTGAACGGTGTGAAGTCTTCCCACCCTGTTTTTGGATGGGGTCCTAAGAACGGCTTCGTCTACCAGAAGGCATatcttgagcttctcgttCCGCCCTACGTAATTGACGAGCTCATTGCGCGAATCGAAGCAAACGAGGATCTTACCTATCATGCTGTGACTAAGAAAGGCGAACTGCGAACAAACACTCGCGATAGCCCTAATGCTCTGACATGGGGTATATTCGCCGGACGTGAGGTCGTACAGCCAACAATTGTGGAAACAGTCAGCTTCCTGGCCTGGAAGGACGAGGCGTACCAGCTCGGTGAAGATTGGGCCAAGTGTCACGAAGCCTCAAGTCCAACCCGTAAGTTGCTCCAGGGCATAATGGATTCATGGTACCTCGTCAATATTG TCAACAACGACTTCCATAACACCTACGACCTCTTCGAGCTATTCAAGGACTTGAACGTCAAAGACCTTGAACTCGAGATCTCAGGTGGAATCACCGAGGATAAGGCCCACCACAACGGAACAGCCAATGGCGCAACCAACGGCACAACCTCCAACGGGACCGCCGCCGAACAGCCCGTGAAAAATTAG
- a CDS encoding putative NTP binding protein (transcript_id=CADANIAT00007153) produces the protein MATAFDLMNGHLLSLQTRPRRSKDAKLDADTKNSQNSPAELAIRSESTNCGADTSVPSPRSKTTPTKLPILKLNTDKDRREQKDTAAQGNQKGSEGSPGYESPKSLNQDRERYWRKVRDRVDKDTLSPHDNGKQKTSHKGAYRKIISLANSSRQELAKHRWKYSGGSSGEKLCTPETSSEVKVDNSQAEQKDGSRDSPLTEGGQCAEWKGRMNSSHSASSNGSGASSEKYKTGSTTTDSSYNSNSSVSPISGPSSSIRDWEDRFVVHMPSAREPNPPTLNVRQIAQYQRSIEKVQKEGGSMVDPDTLPSPREGSPEEQQKLPGHSRKRPAMLDGQDSRTSSSDQDADSELVFNPNHPRYYCPDEIGKRFSTIWEESSSSPKQKPPHTNPDGSFLGCKEINGPHDRNPDEILYFSTPERPKVVNIPPSRMPRVSKESRPAVMRRGKISKGESKLVLEEWEPISRNLKHAQCSKPSPSLLCREAQCQRLMTKKSTALEGKDEPDSTEKLAGSENHKPNSRADDVFIITPTITRTMVSMTDLRCHLPKPSGIREPVARSAGELITARARLPTNTKPLVSPSGLRRASQNSWEKSNAQSTVHSDPAHATNIPGGRQRIDIRVTAAEKPVPVDKPRGMRGFIRTPGIPRSSTETRIEQPRNKTSEIAAKSPPTKRVVYTPPRKSTPYHPEAENSQSENEAVSPASKKSGSQTHEAMMQAKIFDVAELDGHQLNDHGDNIAKPSLSNRSLKDKETRPESKERMSSESLHMFIDMIFLFVSQVQRFCSQLKANRGSKFVLFKLFVNSILGMLEHCLHVLRDGLAVISAYNATGAWPKTNDKDLTLLFTDLGQAVIYLVVLGFVAVVVARAVGFVILIGTWIMWFARPFALTFRTVLRVLSL, from the coding sequence ATGGCTACGGCGTTTGACCTAATGAACGGGCATCTGCTCAGTCTTCAAACCCGCCCACGCCGTAGCAAAGACGCGAAACTCGATGCCGACACGAAAAACTCCCAAAACAGTCCAGCTGAACTAGCAATTCGCTCAGAAAGCACTAACTGTGGAGCTGACACGTCTGTACCCTCACCACGATCTAAGACCACGCCTACAAAGCTCCCCATACTCAAGCTTAACACGGATAAGGATCGCAGGGAGCAAAAGGACACTGCCGCGCAAGGCAACCAGAAAGGAAGTGAAGGTTCACCTGGATACGAGTCGCCCAAGTCCCTTAATCAAGACCGCGAACGGTATTGGCGAAAAGTAAGGGATAGGGTTGATAAAGATACCCTGTCGCCGCATGATAACGGAAAACAGAAGACATCTCATAAAGGAGCATATCGAAAGATTATCTCATTAGCAAACTCCTCACGGCAAGAATTGGCGAAGCATAGGTGGAAGTATTCTGGCGGCTCTTCGGGCGAGAAATTATGCACACCAGAGACTAGTTCTGAAGTGAAGGTGGACAATTCCCAGGctgaacagaaagatggctCCAGAGACAGCCCTTTGACCGAAGGAGGTCAATGTGCGGAGTGGAAAGGCCGAATGAACAGCAGCCACTCAGCAAGCTCGAATGGAAGCGGCGCATCCAGTGAAAAGTACAAGACAGGCAGTACTACTACCGACTCATCTTACAATTCGAATTCATCTGTATCTCCAATATCCGGTCCGTCCTCCTCGATAAGGGACTGGGAAGATAGATTTGTCGTCCATATGCCGTCGGCACGGGAGCCCAATCCTCCAACCCTAAACGTGCGCCAAATTGCCCAATATCAAAGGAGCATCGAGAAAGTACAGAAGGAAGGCGGATCAATGGTTGATCCCGACACCCTGCCTAGTCCACGTGAAGGGTCACCAGAGGAGCAACAAAAACTTCCTGGACATTCCCGCAAACGCCCAGCGATGCTGGATGGTCAGGATTCGAGGACATCTTCCTCGGACCAGGACGCCGATAGTGAATTGGTATTCAATCCTAATCACCCCCGTTATTATTGTCCAGATGAAATTGGCAAGAGATTCAGCACAATCTGGGAAGAATCATCCTCCAGCCCCAAACAGAAGCCACCGCATACAAATCCGGATGGTTCTTTTTTAGGGTGCAAAGAGATCAATGGACCGCACGACCGGAATCCCGACGAAATCCTATACTTCTCGACACCAGAACGCCCCAAAGTCGTGAATATCCCTCCTTCACGCATGCCCCGGGTGTCGAAAGAGTCGAGGCCGGCCGTGATGCGCCGCGGGAAGATATCAAAAGGGGAGTCAAAACTCGTTCTAGAAGAGTGGGAACCAATTTCTCGGAATTTGAAGCATGCCCAATGCTCGAAGCCATCCCCAAGCCTTCTGTGTCGGGAGGCACAGTGTCAGCGATTGATGACAAAGAAGTCTACTGCCCTGGAAGGGAAAGACGAACCAGATTCTACCGAGAAACTGGCCGGATCAGAGAACCACAAACCGAACTCAAGGGCGGACGATGTATTCATTATCACACCCACTATAACACGTACTATGGTGAGCATGACGGACCTCAGATGTCACCTACCGAAACCTTCCGGCATCAGGGAGCCTGTTGCTCGCAGCGCAGGCGAACTCATCACCGCCAGGGCAAGGCTCCCGACAAACACCAAACCGCTTGTCTCGCCTTCAGGCCTACGTCGGGCGAGTCAAAATTCATGGGAAAAGTCAAACGCGCAATCCACAGTGCATTCAGACCCGGCACACGCCACGAATATCCCCGGCGGAAGACAACGAATAGACATAAGGGTCACCGCCGCAGAAAAACCCGTCCCCGTAGACAAACCTCGGGGTATGCGTGGGTTCATCCGTACGCCAGGGATCCCAAGGTCATCAACCGAGACGCGCATCGAGCAGCCCAGAAATAAAACATCGGAAATTGCCGCCAAAAGCCCACCAACGAAAAGAGTAGTATATACGCCACCTAGAAAATCGACTCCATATCATCCAGAAGCGGAGAACTCACAatcagaaaatgaagcagTTTCGCCTgccagcaagaagagcgGATCGCAGACCCACGAAGCAATGATGCAAGCGAAGATTTTCGACGTTGCCGAGTTAGATGGGCACCAACTAAATGATCATGGGGACAACATTGCCAAACCTTCGCTTTCAAATCGTAGCCTAAAAGACAAGGAAACAAGGCCTGAGTCCAAGGAAAGGATGAGTTCCGAAAGTCTTCATATGTTCATCGACATgatctttctcttcgtctctcaGGTGCAACGTTTCTGTAGTCAGTTGAAAGCGAACCGTGGCTCGAAGTTTGTTTTGTTCAAGTTGTTCGTGAACAGCATATTGGGGATGCTTGAGCACTGTCTGCACGTTCTTCGGGATGGCCTAGCCGTCATATCTGCATACAATGCTACAGGAGCGTGGCCCAAAACAAACGACAAGGATCTTACGTTGTTGTTCACCGATCTTGGCCAAGCCGTGATTTATCTCGTCGTGCTGGGTTTTGtggccgtcgtcgtcgcgCGAGCTGTGGGATTTGTGATTCTCATCGGAACATGGATAATGTGGTTTGCACGGCCATTTGCATTGACTTTCCGTACAGTTTTGCGCGTTCTATCTTTATGA
- a CDS encoding Nur1/Mug154 family protein (transcript_id=CADANIAT00007154) produces MPRLVRRQPLAERIKSYLNPLDFLLWLWEEIDANDWDQFEKNWATTLGVILNLVFMVARANTRTSGSQAFDDVFGEEVGVSYLSWLAAFIVHFLICASALNTFYTFQRKRHYRMFEASIDKAPATPSAHRVRVDSTPVTASPLRYLANALSGSAESRAHPDAERDVWEIAVWDPLPICLRLFCLFSPGHVLIYWLFLPTQLSDPRPSVTIVLALVVTTLLSIQMSFLSSFFQRQAKDSQIVHKEVLREYDTKFVHPRTQPLMREVGTQFSGPNSAFEKYNKVETYTPAVVINRGFKTSPNPNYLRHIDPDGNTSRNSSFASTPSRPPHLVQTPNHLRDASPAIKAPLASIRQPQFRPTPSRTGDGGSLGVYSHANSPLRKSTPGNFDRRLHNSGDFFYRERSVRPSSPLKKSNISAAPSPVTPGTSRSSLRRETGHF; encoded by the exons ATGCCGCGACTTGTACGCCGCCAGCCGTTGGCCGAGCGTATCAAGTCCTACTTGAACCCGCTGGATTTCCTGCTTTGGCTAtgggaggagattgatgcGAATGATTGGGATCAGTTTGAAAAGAATTGGGCGACGACGTTGGGTGTCATTTTGAACCTCGTGTTTATGGTCGCGAGGGCCAACACCCGCACAAGTGGCAGTCAAGCTTTTGACGATGTGTTTGGCGAGGAAGTCGGAGTTTCGTACCTCAGCTGGCTT GCGGCGTTCATTGTCCACTTCCTGATCTGCGCCTCCGCCCTAAACACCTTCTACACCTTCCAGCGCAAACGGCATTATCGCATGTTTGAAGCCTCGATCGACAAAGCCCCCGCTACGCCGTCTGCTCACCGTGTTCGAGTTGATTCTACACCCGTGACGGCCTCGCCGCTTCGATACCTTGCCAATGCGCTTTCCGGGTCTGCCGAGTCGCGGGCTCACCCTGATGCCGAGCGTGATGTTTGGGAGATTGCGGTTTGGGATCCCCTGCCGATTTGCCTCCgtctcttctgtctcttcagTCCTGGGCATGTCCTTATCTATTGGCTCTTTCTCCCTACACAGCTCTCGGACCCTCGCCCTAGTGTCACGATCGTTCTGGCTCTTGTGGTGACGACTCTTCTGTCGATTCAGATGTCATTCCTTTCGTCGTTCTTCCAGAGGCAAGCCAAGGATTCTCAGATAGTTCACAAGGAAGTGTTGAGGGAGTACGACACAAAATTCGTGCATCCCAGAACCCAGCCATTGATGAGAGAGGTCGGAACCCAATTCTCCGGTCCTAACTCGGCCTTTGAGAAGTACAACAAGGTCGAGACGTACACACCAGCCGTCGTCATTAACAGAGGATTCAAGACGAGCCCTAACCCGAATTACTTAAGGCATATCGATCCTGATGGGAATACCTCTCGGAATAGCTCCTTCGCTTCTACGCCATCGAGACCACCTCACCTAGTGCAAACTCCAAATCATTTGCGGGACGCTTCTCCAGCCATCAAAGCTCCGCTAGCTTCTATTCGCCAGCCCCAATTCCGACCGACCCCATCTCGCACAGGTGATGGTGGTAGTCTCGGAGTATACTCACACGCCAATTCGCCTTTGCGGAAATCTACGCCCGGCAACTTTGATCGCCGTCTGCATAACAGTGGGGATTTCTTTTATCGAGAAAGAAGTGTACGGCCTTCTAGTCCTCTCAAAAAGAGCAACATATCCGCTGCTCCAAGTCCAGTTACTCCAGGGACCAGCAGGAGTAGCCTGCGTCGTGAGACTGGGCACTTCTAG
- a CDS encoding H(+)-transporting V1 sector ATPase subunit F (transcript_id=CADANIAT00007155) codes for MAAGAVAYKDRQFLAVIGDEDSVTGLLLAGIGHVTGPPDSQRNFLVVDAKTENSTIENAFQNFTQERNDIAVLLINQHIAERIRHVIDSYSEAFPAVLEIPSKDHPYDPEKDSVLKRVRRLFGE; via the exons ATGGCGGCAGGTGCCGTGGCTTACAAG GACCGACAGTTCCTTGCCGTCATCGGCGACGAAGA CTCCGTAACtggccttcttctcgccgggATCGGG CACGTCACAGGCCCTCCGGATTCCCAGCGGAATTTCCTCGTCGTTGACGCAAAGACAGAGAACTCAACTATCGAAAACGCATTCCAGAACTTCACACAGGAACGAAACGATATCGCTGTCCTCCTGATCAATCAACAT ATCGCAGAGCGCATCCGACACGTCATCGATTCTTACTCCGAAGCCTTCCCTGCCGTCCTTGAGATTCCAAGCAAAGACCACCCATATGATCCTGAGAAAGACAGCGTATTGAAGCGAGTTCGTCGATTATTCGGTGAATAG
- a CDS encoding sterol transporter (transcript_id=CADANIAT00007156), translating into MKLLSPATALLFLAPLAVTATPASFFGYTQDVIAEGAPVRGDNPLEYCSEPSGDILEINSVDLAPNPPKAGTTLKIRAAGNLHERIEAGAYVVLEVKYGLITLLRDTADLCAQLTNVDLQCPLEEGPMVLTKEVDLPSQIPRGRYTVHADVYTKDNKRITCLDAKNIQF; encoded by the exons ATGAAGCTCTTATCGCCCGCCACCgctttgctcttcctggccCCGCTGGCTGTCACTGCTACGCCTGCTTCGTTCTTTGGATACACCCAGGACGTTATTGCGGAGGGAGCACCCGTCCGGGGTGATAACCCATTGGAGTACTGTTCAGAACCCTCTGGCGACATTTTAGAAATCAATTCGGTGGACTTGGCACCGAACCCTCCCAAGGC TGGTACAACTCTCAAGATCAGGGCGGCAGGCAATCTGCATGAGCGAATTGAAGCGGGCGCCTATGTCGTCCTGGAAGTCAAATACGGATTGATCACCCTCCTTAGGGATACGGCCGACCTGTGTGCGCAGCTCACAAATGTTGACTTGCAATGCCCTCTCGAAGAGGGGCCAATGGTTTTGACCAAGGAGGTCGACTTGCCGTCACAAATTCCTCGG GGTCGTTACACTGTCCATGCCGATGTTTACACCAAAGACAACAAGCGAATCACTTGCTTGGATGCTAAAAATATCCAGTTCTAA
- a CDS encoding putative peroxisomal 3-ketoacyl-coA thiolase (Kat1) (transcript_id=CADANIAT00007157) yields MSSPQQRLSSISNQLSGSSAAASREKLLAKNPDDVVITLAVRTPLTKARKGGLKDTRLDDLLISLLTSVRERSKLDPNLVEDVCVGNTLCPGQAYVARSAVLAAGFPITTAASVANRFCSSGLLAIQNIANQIIAGSIDIGIAVGAESMSTNADGGAPDLSEAILSHPIASQNTQPMGQTSENVAGQFGIAREQHDQFAAKSYQKAERAQKAGWFEDEIVPVKTQIKDPKTGEIKSIIVDRDDGIRYGTTAESLGKIRSAFPQWKPSNTTGGNASQITDGAAALVLMKRSRAQELGQPILGKFAGATVVGLEPRIMGIGPTYAIPKILSKFGLTNNEVDIFEINEAFASMGVYCVQKLGLDEAKVNPRGGAIAFGHPLGATGARQVVTALSELRRTNKRVAVTSMCVGTGMGMAGIFVSEH; encoded by the exons ATGTCATCACCCCAGCAGCGACTCTCTTCTATTTCAAACCAGCTCTCGGGCTCGAGTGCTGCCGCCTCCAGGGAGAAACTGTTGGCCAAGAACCCTGACGATGTG GTAATCACGCTCGCTGTTCGAACGCCGCTCACCAAGGCGAGAAAGGGTGGTCTCAAGGACACTCGTCTTGATGACCTGCTTATCTCGTTACTGACG AGTGTGCGTGAAAGGTCCAAGCTGGATCCGAATCTCGTCGAAGATGTCTGCGTCGGCAACACtctctgccctggccaggcATATGTTGCGCGCTCTGCCGTGCTCGCAGCAGGATTCCCTATAACAACCGCTGCATCAGTTGCCAACCGtttctgctcttctggattgctggCGATTCAGAACATCGCAAACCAGATCATTGCCGGCTCAATTGATATCGGAATTGCAGTAGGTGCTGAGAGCATGAGCACCAATGCCGACGGTGGCGCACCGGACCTGTCCGAGGCGATCTTGTCGCACCCCATCGCGTCGCAAAACACGCAACCCATGGGCCAGACATCCGAGAATGTGGCCGGTCAGTTCGGTATCGCCCGCGAGCAGCACGATCAATTCGCTGCCAAAAGCTATCAGAAGGCGGAGCGTGCCCAGAAGGCGGGATGgttcgaggacgagatcgtCCCCGTCAAGACGCAGATCAAGGACCCCAAGACTGGCGAAATCAAATCCATCATCGTTGATAGGGATGACGGTATCCGCTATGGCACAACAGCTGAGTCTCTGGGGAAGATTCGCTCTGCGTTCCCTCAGTGGAAGCCAAGCAACACTACTGGTGGAAATGCCAGTCAAATCACTGATGGTGCAGCGGCGCTTGTGCTCATGAAGCGATCTCGTGCACAGGAGCTTGGCCAGCCTATTCTAGGCAAGTTTGCCGGAGCAACCGTTGTTGGTTTGGAACCCAGGATCATGGGAATTGGCCCTACCTATGCCATTCCCAAGATTCTCTCGAAGTTCGGTTTGACCAACAATGAAGTCGACATTTTTGAAATCAATGAGGCGTTTGCATCAATG GGCGTTTACTGCGTTCAGAAACTTGGTTTGGATGAGGCTAAGGTTAACCCTCGTGGTGGTGCTAT TGCCTTCGGTCATCCCCTCGGTGCCACAGGCGCTCGACAGGTTGTGACTGCCCTATCCGAGTTGCGACGAACGAACAAAAGGGTAGCCGTCACCTCCATGTGTGTTGGAACA GGCATGGGTATGGCTGGTATCTTTGTTTCCGAACATTAG